The segment TACTAAGAACGACGATACTGTTCCAAATATCCAAGAGTGGGGTAAAAATTTCCCAAGCCATCTTGATATGACTTTGAAAATGAAAGACATAAATTTCGAGACTGATTGGGCTGGTTCATTACCATACTCAAAACTTCGCCGCTTCCCAGCTGCTAGCGTATTTTGGAAGGGCTATGCGTTTGCGGTAGATTACAATCGCCCAAGACTTCACTACTATTCACAAATAGATCAAATGGAGACAAAACGCAACAACAAAGAGTATCTAAATTCTCACGGATTGCCTAAATTTAACGGCCAACCAGGATATTGTATGAACTGCCACAGCGGTCATATCATGGCTATAATGAGCGATCCTGATTACAAAGAATTACACGATCCAGCTACTCGCCCAGAGTCATTTAACCAACCAATGGGTTATTTCGACAATGACAAAGAAAATGGCGTATTCAAAAAAGAAGCATGGACAAAAATGAACTCTATCCCATACTTCGATGTTGTTAAAATGATCACTAAAAAACACGGCGAAGATCCTCACGGCGGCGCTCAACTAGGTTCAGCCTGTGCTGATTGCCACCACCCAGATGATATGAGTTTGCGCGTAACTCGCCCAGGATTTGTAAATGCGATGGTTGAGCGCGGTTATGAAGCAGATCCTAAATCAGGTATCAAAGGCACAAGAGTAGAGATGAGAAACTATGTTTGTATGCAATGCCATGTCGAATACTATCCAGGCATGAACTCTACACTAGTTTTCCCATGGGCTAAATGGAAAAAAGACGAGCCTTTCAAAATCGAGAATTTCGATGAATACTACGATGAGAAAGCTGCAAATGGTCAATTCAAATTCGACTACAAACACAAACTAACTGACGCTCCAATCGTAAAAATGCAACACCCAGAAGCAGAGCTATACTCTACAAGCATCCACGCTAGAAGCGGTGTAACATGCGTAGATTGCCACATGCCATACAAACGCGAAGGTGCTAAGAAAATCACAAATCACACAATCCAAACACCTTATGCTGACATTACTGGCGCATGCAAAACTTGCCACATGCAAAGCGAGCAAGAGCTAAAAGATAGAATTTCATTTATCCAAAATCGCTATGCGTTCGAGCTTAGAAAATGCGAAAACAACCTAATGGCATTTATCCAAGATGTTGTTACAGCACGCGAAGAGCTAGCTAAACACGAGCAATTCTCAGGCCTTGATGCTGACGCTCAAAAAGCAGCTATCAGCGAGGCACTAAAAGATGTTCTAGCTTACCACAGAAAAGCTCACATCCGCTGGGACTTCGGATTTAGCGAGAACAGCTACGGATTCCACGCTCCACAAGAAGCAAGCAGAATCGTAGGTCAATGCCAAACTGTCGCAAGAGAGGGTCAAGCAGCACTTGTTAATGCCCTAGTTCCATACGGTATCACAATCGCTCTACGCCAAAACGCAGACGAGATCCCTGAGCCAGAGGTTATCACATCTCACAACTACCCAACAGCGATTGATCCTTCTGATAAACTCAAAAAACTTGACGAGGATATCAAAAATATGAATTTCAAATAATCTTTGATTGATTGAAATTCAGCTGCCCCGAGCAATCGGGGCATTTTTTTTGCCCTAAAATTTTAAAATTTAACCTTCACAAAAGCACTATTTAACGCTAAATTTTGTATAATCGCCAAATTTTATTTTTGAAGGACGCTTATGAACGCAAAGGCATATTTTGGCGCATTTGGAGGGCAGTTTGTCCCAGAAACTGCGATGTTTGCGCTAGAAGAGTTAGAGGAAGCTTACGATAAAATTTCAAAAACCAAAGAATTTCAAGACGAGCTAGCAGATTTGCTGAAAAACTACGCTGGTCGCCCTAGCCCGCTTTACCACGCTACGCGCCTTAGCGAGCATTACGGGCATGAGATTTATCTCAAACGCGAGGATCTAAACCACACTGGCGCGCACAAAATCAACAACGCCCTAGCCCAAGCCTTGCTCGCCAAAAAAATGGGCAAAAAAAAGGTCATAGCAGAAACCGGCGCAGGTCAGCACGGTGTAGCGACTGCGACAGCTGCGGCACTTTTGGGCTTGGAGTGCGATGTGTATATGGGCGAAACAGATGCCGCTAGACAGCAGTTAAACGCATTTCGTATGAAGCTACTCGGCGCAAATTTGGTTACGATTTCAGACGGCTTAAAAACATTAAAAGAAGCTACCACAGCGGCAATTCAAGCATGGGTAAATGAGATTGAAAGCGTATTTTATGTCATCGGCTCGGCTGTGGGACCGCACCCATACCCTGCTATGGTGCGCGATTTCCAGCGCATTATCGGCGACGAAGCCAAAGTACAAGCCGCAGAACTTGGCATAAAACCTGATTTCGTCATCGCCTGCGTGGGTGGCGGAAGCAACGCGATTGGAATTTTCACTGCATTTTTAGACGATGAAAGCGTAAATTTAATCGGCGTAGAAGCCGCAGGTCTTGGCGTAGATACACCTTATCACGCAGCTACTATCACAAAGGGCAAACCCGGCATAATCCATGGCATGAAAACTATCGTTTTACAAAACAAATACGGCATGATCGACCCAGTCCATAGCATTTCAGCAGGTCTTGATTATCCGGGTGTGGGCCCACAGCACGCGCATTTGCACGATATCGCTCGCGCCAAATACGCCGCCGTCACAGACGATGAGTGCATAAACGCGCTTAAACTTTGCTCGCGTTTAGAGGGCA is part of the Campylobacter sp. VBCF_01 NA2 genome and harbors:
- a CDS encoding ammonia-forming cytochrome c nitrite reductase subunit c552, with the protein product MKKLFATVFVIAALAGAGVLALFADINSKKNEDREYPLMLTKNDDTVPNIQEWGKNFPSHLDMTLKMKDINFETDWAGSLPYSKLRRFPAASVFWKGYAFAVDYNRPRLHYYSQIDQMETKRNNKEYLNSHGLPKFNGQPGYCMNCHSGHIMAIMSDPDYKELHDPATRPESFNQPMGYFDNDKENGVFKKEAWTKMNSIPYFDVVKMITKKHGEDPHGGAQLGSACADCHHPDDMSLRVTRPGFVNAMVERGYEADPKSGIKGTRVEMRNYVCMQCHVEYYPGMNSTLVFPWAKWKKDEPFKIENFDEYYDEKAANGQFKFDYKHKLTDAPIVKMQHPEAELYSTSIHARSGVTCVDCHMPYKREGAKKITNHTIQTPYADITGACKTCHMQSEQELKDRISFIQNRYAFELRKCENNLMAFIQDVVTAREELAKHEQFSGLDADAQKAAISEALKDVLAYHRKAHIRWDFGFSENSYGFHAPQEASRIVGQCQTVAREGQAALVNALVPYGITIALRQNADEIPEPEVITSHNYPTAIDPSDKLKKLDEDIKNMNFK
- the trpB gene encoding tryptophan synthase subunit beta is translated as MNAKAYFGAFGGQFVPETAMFALEELEEAYDKISKTKEFQDELADLLKNYAGRPSPLYHATRLSEHYGHEIYLKREDLNHTGAHKINNALAQALLAKKMGKKKVIAETGAGQHGVATATAAALLGLECDVYMGETDAARQQLNAFRMKLLGANLVTISDGLKTLKEATTAAIQAWVNEIESVFYVIGSAVGPHPYPAMVRDFQRIIGDEAKVQAAELGIKPDFVIACVGGGSNAIGIFTAFLDDESVNLIGVEAAGLGVDTPYHAATITKGKPGIIHGMKTIVLQNKYGMIDPVHSISAGLDYPGVGPQHAHLHDIARAKYAAVTDDECINALKLCSRLEGIIPAIESSHALAYLEKLCPNLKEKKTIIVNVSGRGDKDMNTVMNYQKGTIYG